A region from the Sphingopyxis lindanitolerans genome encodes:
- the infB gene encoding translation initiation factor IF-2, with product MSDEQDKPTLTRKPLGLKRTVEAGQVQQQFSHGRRNTVVVEVKRRRVLGRPGEAAPAPEAEEVKAAPAAPAPAPAPAPKPAAPKPAADSLMSRQERQVQLLREAEEARMNALEENRRREEAARARAAEEEKARAEARNEQAAVKTAEPAPAAPAAAEPVAEAPVAAAEPQSEAAPAPASRGTTASAAPAPRRFTPVEAPKRPEPKRPEPKANRGADNRRQSGKLTVTRALNDDEGARARSLAALKRAREKEKRSHMVSSGPREKQVREVVVPDVITVQDLANRMAEKGADLVKALFKMGMPVTVNQTIDQDTAELLVTEFGHEIKRVSDADIDIRHDEDVDDAANLKARAPVVTIMGHVDHGKTSLLDALRGANVQAGEAGGITQHIGAYQVKTPDGSQVTFLDTPGHEAFTEMRQRGANVTDIVILVVAADDGLKPQSIEAINHAKAAGVPIIVAINKVDKEGANPQRVRERLLEHELVVEEMGGDVQNVEVSALKKTGLDKLLGAIAVQAEIMELKANPDRAAEGTVVEAKLDKGRGPVATILVRRGTLKVGDIFVCGAESGRVRALIDDQGKQVKTAGPSMPVEVLGLGGVPMAGDTLTVVENEARAREVAAYRQSEALKRRTVQAPVSLEGMFEALADKAKVIEYPVVIKGDVQGSVEAIVNALNRLSTDEIRVRVLQSGAGAITESDVTLAAATGAPIIGFNVRPNAKAREIANREKVRFMYYDVIYHLTEAVAKEMAGELGPERIENVVGRAEVKDVFPAGKRDKAAGLLVLEGSIRKGLHARLTREDVIVSATTIASLRRFKDDVAEVRAGLECGVVLADTNDIKPGDHLEVFEVELRERTL from the coding sequence ATGAGTGACGAACAGGACAAGCCGACCCTTACCCGCAAGCCGCTCGGGCTGAAGCGGACGGTCGAGGCCGGCCAGGTGCAGCAGCAATTCAGCCACGGCCGCCGCAACACGGTGGTGGTCGAGGTCAAGCGCCGCCGCGTGCTCGGCCGCCCCGGCGAAGCCGCTCCGGCGCCCGAAGCCGAAGAGGTCAAGGCCGCGCCCGCCGCTCCGGCCCCCGCGCCCGCCCCGGCTCCGAAGCCCGCAGCGCCCAAGCCCGCCGCCGACAGCCTGATGTCGCGGCAGGAGCGCCAGGTGCAATTGCTGCGCGAGGCTGAGGAAGCGCGCATGAACGCGCTCGAGGAAAATCGCCGCCGCGAAGAGGCCGCGCGTGCCCGCGCCGCCGAGGAAGAAAAGGCGCGCGCCGAAGCGCGTAACGAACAGGCCGCGGTAAAGACCGCCGAGCCCGCGCCCGCCGCGCCTGCCGCCGCGGAACCGGTCGCCGAAGCGCCCGTCGCCGCGGCCGAGCCGCAAAGCGAAGCCGCGCCCGCGCCGGCATCGCGCGGCACGACCGCCAGCGCCGCGCCCGCGCCGCGCCGCTTCACGCCGGTCGAAGCCCCGAAGCGCCCCGAACCGAAGCGCCCCGAGCCCAAGGCCAACCGCGGCGCCGACAATCGCCGCCAGTCGGGCAAGCTGACCGTCACGCGCGCGCTCAACGACGACGAGGGCGCGCGCGCGCGCAGCCTCGCGGCGCTGAAGCGTGCCCGCGAAAAGGAAAAGCGCTCGCATATGGTGTCGAGCGGCCCACGCGAGAAGCAGGTCCGCGAAGTCGTCGTGCCCGACGTGATCACGGTCCAGGATCTTGCCAACCGCATGGCGGAAAAGGGCGCCGACCTGGTCAAGGCCTTGTTCAAGATGGGCATGCCGGTCACCGTCAACCAGACGATCGACCAGGACACCGCCGAACTGCTCGTCACCGAATTCGGGCACGAGATCAAGCGCGTCAGCGACGCCGACATCGACATCCGCCACGACGAGGATGTCGATGACGCCGCGAACCTGAAGGCCCGCGCCCCGGTCGTCACGATCATGGGCCATGTCGATCATGGCAAGACCAGCCTGCTCGACGCGCTGCGCGGCGCGAATGTGCAGGCGGGCGAGGCCGGCGGCATCACCCAGCATATCGGCGCCTATCAGGTGAAGACTCCCGACGGGAGCCAAGTCACCTTCCTCGATACGCCGGGCCACGAAGCCTTTACCGAGATGCGCCAGCGCGGGGCGAACGTCACCGACATCGTCATTCTGGTGGTCGCGGCCGACGACGGGCTCAAGCCGCAGTCGATCGAGGCGATCAACCATGCGAAGGCGGCCGGTGTGCCGATCATCGTCGCGATCAACAAGGTCGACAAGGAAGGCGCCAATCCGCAGCGCGTCCGCGAACGCCTGCTCGAACATGAGCTGGTGGTCGAGGAAATGGGCGGCGACGTCCAGAATGTCGAAGTGTCGGCGCTCAAGAAGACCGGCCTCGACAAGCTGCTCGGCGCGATCGCGGTGCAGGCCGAGATCATGGAGCTGAAAGCGAACCCCGACCGCGCCGCTGAAGGCACGGTGGTCGAGGCGAAACTCGACAAGGGCCGCGGCCCGGTGGCGACGATCCTCGTCCGCCGCGGCACGCTCAAGGTCGGCGACATCTTCGTCTGCGGCGCCGAAAGCGGCCGCGTGCGCGCGCTGATCGACGACCAGGGCAAGCAGGTCAAGACCGCCGGCCCGTCGATGCCGGTCGAGGTTCTCGGCCTCGGCGGCGTGCCGATGGCGGGCGATACGCTGACCGTCGTCGAAAATGAAGCGCGGGCCCGCGAAGTCGCGGCCTATCGCCAGAGCGAAGCGCTCAAGAGGCGCACGGTGCAGGCGCCGGTCAGCCTCGAGGGCATGTTCGAGGCGCTCGCCGACAAGGCGAAGGTCATCGAATATCCGGTGGTCATCAAGGGCGATGTGCAGGGGTCGGTCGAAGCGATCGTCAACGCGCTCAATCGCCTGTCGACCGACGAGATCCGCGTCCGCGTGCTTCAGTCGGGCGCCGGGGCGATCACCGAAAGCGACGTGACGCTGGCGGCCGCGACGGGCGCGCCGATCATCGGCTTCAACGTTCGTCCGAACGCCAAGGCGCGCGAAATCGCGAACCGCGAAAAAGTGCGCTTCATGTACTATGACGTCATCTATCACCTGACCGAGGCGGTCGCGAAGGAGATGGCGGGCGAGTTGGGTCCGGAGCGGATCGAGAATGTCGTCGGCCGCGCCGAGGTCAAGGATGTCTTCCCGGCCGGCAAGCGCGACAAGGCCGCGGGGCTGCTGGTGCTCGAAGGGTCGATCCGCAAGGGGCTCCACGCGCGTCTCACCCGCGAGGACGTCATCGTTTCGGCAACGACGATCGCGTCGCTCCGCCGCTTCAAGGACGATGTCGCGGAAGTGCGCGCCGGACTGGAGTGCGGTGTCGTGCTGGCGGACACCAACGACATCAAGCCGGGCGATCATCTGGAGGTGTTCGAGGTCGAACTGCGCGAACGGACGCTGTAA
- a CDS encoding DUF448 domain-containing protein, giving the protein MRTPHNDQLSEPDRAGRRGQHVPERRCVITGEVQPAQQLVRLALGPDGGIAPDVLAKAPGRGAWIGVPRADLEAAQAKGKLKGGLARALHDSNFTIPDDLGARIEAQLQRATLDRLGLEARSGTLISGNEKIEQAARKGQVRLLLHALDAGEDGRKKLAQAWRVGEDDEGSGREGLVLPVDRNTLSMALGRENAVHLAIVDARAADRVLAHLSRWQFFTGWSRDAANRDSDPHAPSPVGEEKTGTAPAGPAASDAF; this is encoded by the coding sequence ATGCGGACCCCGCACAATGATCAGCTGAGCGAACCCGACCGCGCTGGACGGCGCGGCCAGCATGTGCCCGAACGGCGCTGCGTCATCACCGGCGAGGTCCAGCCGGCGCAGCAACTCGTGCGCCTGGCGCTTGGGCCCGACGGCGGCATCGCGCCCGACGTTCTGGCGAAGGCGCCGGGGCGCGGGGCGTGGATCGGCGTACCGCGCGCGGATCTTGAAGCAGCGCAAGCGAAGGGCAAGCTGAAGGGCGGGCTCGCGCGGGCGCTGCACGACAGCAACTTCACCATTCCCGACGACCTGGGCGCCCGGATCGAGGCGCAATTGCAGCGCGCGACGCTCGACCGGCTGGGGCTTGAGGCGCGGTCGGGCACGTTGATTTCGGGCAATGAAAAGATCGAGCAGGCGGCGCGCAAGGGGCAGGTTCGCCTGCTGCTCCACGCTCTTGATGCGGGCGAGGATGGGCGCAAGAAACTGGCGCAGGCCTGGCGTGTCGGCGAGGATGACGAAGGGTCGGGCCGCGAAGGGCTGGTCTTGCCGGTGGACCGAAACACCCTATCTATGGCATTGGGCCGCGAAAATGCGGTGCATCTGGCGATTGTCGACGCCCGCGCAGCCGATCGGGTGCTCGCGCATTTGAGCCGCTGGCAGTTTTTCACAGGATGGAGTAGGGACGCGGCCAACCGCGATTCCGATCCGCATGCCCCGTCGCCCGTCGGCGAGGAAAAAACAGGGACGGCGCCTGCCGGCCCCGCCGCTTCGGACGCGTTTTGA
- the rbfA gene encoding 30S ribosome-binding factor RbfA, with amino-acid sequence MKAAETKGPSVRVLRVGEQVRHILSEILARGDAHDELLTKHPVSITEVRMSPDLRHATVFVKPLLGKNEEAVLKALRTNTAWLQKSVAEKMSMKYAAKLKFLSDESFDEASHIEKLLRDPKVARDLGGAEAE; translated from the coding sequence ATGAAAGCGGCAGAAACCAAAGGCCCCTCGGTCCGCGTGCTGCGCGTCGGCGAACAGGTGCGCCACATCCTCTCCGAAATCCTCGCGCGCGGCGATGCCCATGACGAGCTGCTGACCAAGCATCCGGTGAGCATCACCGAAGTGCGCATGTCGCCCGACCTGCGCCACGCGACGGTGTTCGTGAAGCCCCTGCTCGGCAAGAATGAGGAAGCGGTGCTCAAGGCGCTGCGCACCAACACCGCCTGGCTGCAAAAGAGCGTCGCCGAAAAGATGAGCATGAAATATGCCGCGAAACTGAAATTCCTGTCGGACGAAAGCTTCGACGAGGCGAGCCACATCGAAAAGCTGCTGCGCGATCCGAAGGTCGCGCGCGATTTGGGCGGGGCCGAGGCCGAATAA
- a CDS encoding DUF1697 domain-containing protein → MARYVALFGSINVGGNRLKMADLRSAFEAEGFTDVETVVASGNVIFSHPARPTRGLEEKLTLMVDDRFDMRCAALVRSRDELAAAIADNPFAGTNEDKFVHTMFLDGQPTAAQFDALATDKWIKPNERLALGDRALYIDYGDGVADSKLTARLIERRLDHKGTARNMRSIARIIDKLDQLEKA, encoded by the coding sequence ATGGCTCGCTACGTCGCCCTATTCGGCAGCATCAACGTCGGCGGCAACCGGCTGAAGATGGCCGACCTGCGTTCGGCGTTCGAGGCCGAGGGCTTTACCGATGTCGAGACGGTCGTTGCCAGCGGCAATGTCATCTTTTCGCACCCCGCGCGGCCGACGCGCGGGCTGGAGGAAAAGCTGACGCTGATGGTCGACGATCGCTTCGACATGCGCTGTGCCGCGCTCGTGCGCAGCCGCGACGAGCTTGCCGCGGCGATCGCCGACAATCCTTTCGCGGGCACCAACGAGGACAAGTTCGTCCATACGATGTTCCTCGACGGGCAACCGACCGCGGCCCAGTTCGACGCGCTGGCGACCGACAAATGGATCAAGCCGAACGAGCGTCTCGCGCTTGGCGACCGGGCGCTTTATATCGATTATGGCGACGGCGTCGCCGACAGCAAATTGACCGCGCGGCTGATCGAACGGCGGTTGGACCATAAGGGCACGGCGCGCAACATGCGCTCGATCGCCCGGATCATCGACAAGCTCGACCAGTTGGAGAAAGCGTAA